A window of the Labeo rohita strain BAU-BD-2019 chromosome 1, IGBB_LRoh.1.0, whole genome shotgun sequence genome harbors these coding sequences:
- the tmem192 gene encoding transmembrane protein 192 isoform X1: MASERTSAYGNNTNVDFTQSTDDDPLIDGPLISQDTLESVIKREFKKLPTHWAVGVISFLHVVYVVVCILITVFCWLSDEHTPECTAALQGIDSKTVVLLGKVALWVLVFIYDRFVQHHHNAVRRRGYLDFYRLTRGIKNLPLLIHSTGNALVLTVIAPSALLDASVKNLSVYLLLAIICLELLLSVICLLKYAVHVVRFNSKKPHPDVTEEERSHGCSSEAHTETGFRDCSSLEDVVEKQADLIDYLKQHNSVLSRRILALTAQQIRA; this comes from the exons ATGGCGTCTGAGCGTACATCGGCGTATGGC AATAACACAAATGTAGACTTTACACAAAGCACTGATGATGACCCTCTTATTGATGGACCACTGATATCCCAAGATACACTTGAGTCAGTCATCAAGAGAGAGTTTAAGAAATTGCCCACTCATTGGGCAGTGGGTGTCATCTCATTTTTACAT GTAGTTTATGTGGTGGTGTGCATTCTAATCACAGTATTTTGCTGGCTATCTGATGAGCACACTCCTGAGTGCACTGCGGCATTGCAGGGCATCGACTCCAAGACTGTGGTCTTACTGGGAAAAGTTGCACTCTGGGTGTTGGTCTTTATATATGATAGATTTGTCCAGCATCACCATAACGCAGTAAGACGGAGAGGTTATCTGGACTTCTACAGACTGACCCGAGGAATTAAAAACCTTCCACTGCTCATTCACTCTACAG GTAATGCACTGGTCCTGACTGTCATTGCTCCATCTGCTCTGCTGGATGCAAGTGTGAAGAATCTTTCAGTATATCTTCTGTTGGCTATCATCTGCCTGGAGCTACTGCTGTCAGTTATATGCTTACTTAAATATGCAG TACACGTGGTGAGGTTTAATAGCAAGAAGCCACATCCTGATGTGACTGAAGAAGAACGCTCTCATGGCTGCTCCAGTGAAGCACATACAGAGACAGGCTTCAG GGACTGCTCCAGTCTGGAGGATGTGGTGGAAAAACAGGCAGACCTGATTGATTATCTCAAACAGCACAACAGCGTTCTGAGCAGGAGGATCCTCGCGCTGACCGCCCAGCAGATCAGAGCCTGA
- the tmem192 gene encoding transmembrane protein 192 isoform X2 — MTGCCFDNNTNVDFTQSTDDDPLIDGPLISQDTLESVIKREFKKLPTHWAVGVISFLHVVYVVVCILITVFCWLSDEHTPECTAALQGIDSKTVVLLGKVALWVLVFIYDRFVQHHHNAVRRRGYLDFYRLTRGIKNLPLLIHSTGNALVLTVIAPSALLDASVKNLSVYLLLAIICLELLLSVICLLKYAVHVVRFNSKKPHPDVTEEERSHGCSSEAHTETGFRDCSSLEDVVEKQADLIDYLKQHNSVLSRRILALTAQQIRA, encoded by the exons ATGACAGGCTGTTGCTTTGAT AATAACACAAATGTAGACTTTACACAAAGCACTGATGATGACCCTCTTATTGATGGACCACTGATATCCCAAGATACACTTGAGTCAGTCATCAAGAGAGAGTTTAAGAAATTGCCCACTCATTGGGCAGTGGGTGTCATCTCATTTTTACAT GTAGTTTATGTGGTGGTGTGCATTCTAATCACAGTATTTTGCTGGCTATCTGATGAGCACACTCCTGAGTGCACTGCGGCATTGCAGGGCATCGACTCCAAGACTGTGGTCTTACTGGGAAAAGTTGCACTCTGGGTGTTGGTCTTTATATATGATAGATTTGTCCAGCATCACCATAACGCAGTAAGACGGAGAGGTTATCTGGACTTCTACAGACTGACCCGAGGAATTAAAAACCTTCCACTGCTCATTCACTCTACAG GTAATGCACTGGTCCTGACTGTCATTGCTCCATCTGCTCTGCTGGATGCAAGTGTGAAGAATCTTTCAGTATATCTTCTGTTGGCTATCATCTGCCTGGAGCTACTGCTGTCAGTTATATGCTTACTTAAATATGCAG TACACGTGGTGAGGTTTAATAGCAAGAAGCCACATCCTGATGTGACTGAAGAAGAACGCTCTCATGGCTGCTCCAGTGAAGCACATACAGAGACAGGCTTCAG GGACTGCTCCAGTCTGGAGGATGTGGTGGAAAAACAGGCAGACCTGATTGATTATCTCAAACAGCACAACAGCGTTCTGAGCAGGAGGATCCTCGCGCTGACCGCCCAGCAGATCAGAGCCTGA
- the apela gene encoding apelin receptor early endogenous ligand encodes MRFFHPLYLLLLLLTVLFITSAEKQDFLNLRRKYRRQNCPKKRCLPLHSRVPFP; translated from the exons ATGAGATTCTTCCATCCGCTGTATCTCCTTCTGCTGCTGCTGACAGTCCTGTTCATCACCAGCGCCGAAAAACAAG ATTTTCTCAACCTGAGGCGGAAATATCGCAGACAGAACTGTCCAAAGAAACGCTGTCTACCTCTTCACTCCAGAGTGCCATTCCCTTGA